Proteins co-encoded in one Neofelis nebulosa isolate mNeoNeb1 chromosome 2, mNeoNeb1.pri, whole genome shotgun sequence genomic window:
- the MYCL gene encoding protein L-Myc isoform X1, translating to MCLCAGCRAAPSRRGAGPLQVAGGRSEGADMDFDSYQHYFYDYDCGEDFYRSTAPSEDIWKKFELVPSPPTSPPWGSGPGAGDSAPGIGPPEPWPGGGAGDEAESRGHSKAWGRNYASIIRRDCMWSGFSARERLERAVSDRLAAGAPRGNPPKAPAAPDCAPSLEAGNPAPAAPCPLGEPKTQACSGSESPSDSEGEEIDVVTVEKRQSLGVRKPVTITVRADPLDPCMKHFHISIHQQQHNYAARFPPESCSQGGAPERGPQEEALEKDAPEEKEEEVDEEIVSPPPVESEAPQSCHPKPVSSDTEDVTKRKNHNFLERKRRNDLRSRFLALRDQVPTLASCSKAPKVVILSKALEYLQALVGAEKRMATEKRQLRCRQQQLQKRIAYLSGY from the exons ATGTGCCTGTGTGCGGGCTGCCGGGCTGCCCCGAGCCGGCGGGGAGCCGGTCCGCTCCAGGTGGCGGGCGGCCGGAGCGAG GGAGCGGACATGGACTTCGACTCGTACCAGCACTATTTCTACGACTATGACTGCGGGGAAGATTTCTACCGCTCCACGGCGCCCAGTGAGGACATCTGGAAGAAATTCGAGCTGGTGCCGTCGCCCCCCACGTCGCCGCCTTGGGGCTCGGGTCCCGGCGCCGGGGACTCAGCCCCTGGAATCGGTCCCCCGGAGCCGTGGCCCGGAGGGGGCGCCGGGGACGAGGCGGAATCCCGGGGCCATTCGAAAGCTTGGGGCAGGAACTACGCCTCCATCATCCGCCGTGACTGCATGTGGAGCGGCTTCTCCGCCCGGGAACGGCTAGAGAGAGCGGTGAGCGACCGGCTCGCCGCCGGCGCACCCCGGGGGAACCCGCCCAAGGCGCCCGCCGCCCCAGACTGCGCTCCCAGCCTCGAGGCCGGCAACCCGGCTCCCGCTGCCCCCTGTCCGCTGGGCGAGCCCAAGACCCAGGCCTGCTCGGGGTCCGAGAGCCCAAGCGACTCGG AGGGTGAAGAAATCGATGTTGTGACAGTGGAGAAGAGACAGTCCCTGGGCGTACGGAAGCCAGTCACCATCACGGTGCGGGCAGACCCATTGGACCCCTGCATGAAACACTTCCACATCTCCATCCATCAGCAGCAGCACAACTATGCCGCCCGTTTTCCTCCAGAAAGCTGTTCCCAAGGAGGGGCTCCCGAGAGAGGTCCCCAAGAAGAGGCTCTGGAGAAAGATGccccagaagaaaaggaagaggaggtaGATGAAGAGATTGTGAGTCCCCCACCTGTAGAAAGCGAGGCTCCCCAGTCCTGCCACCCCAAACCTGTCAGTTCTGACACCGAGGACGTGACCAAGAGGAAGAATCACAACTTCCTGGAGCGCAAACGACGGAATGACCTCCGTTCTAGGTTCTTGGCCCTGAGAGACCAGGTACCCACCCTGGCCAGCTGCTCCAAGGCCCCCAAAGTGGTGATCCTGAGTAAGGCCTTGGAATACTTACAAGCCCTGGTGGGGGCCGAGAAGAGGATGGCCACGGAGAAAAGGCAGCTCCGATGTCGGCAGCAGCAACTGCAGAAGAGAATTGCGTACCTCAGTGGCTACTAA
- the MYCL gene encoding protein L-Myc isoform X2: protein MDFDSYQHYFYDYDCGEDFYRSTAPSEDIWKKFELVPSPPTSPPWGSGPGAGDSAPGIGPPEPWPGGGAGDEAESRGHSKAWGRNYASIIRRDCMWSGFSARERLERAVSDRLAAGAPRGNPPKAPAAPDCAPSLEAGNPAPAAPCPLGEPKTQACSGSESPSDSEGEEIDVVTVEKRQSLGVRKPVTITVRADPLDPCMKHFHISIHQQQHNYAARFPPESCSQGGAPERGPQEEALEKDAPEEKEEEVDEEIVSPPPVESEAPQSCHPKPVSSDTEDVTKRKNHNFLERKRRNDLRSRFLALRDQVPTLASCSKAPKVVILSKALEYLQALVGAEKRMATEKRQLRCRQQQLQKRIAYLSGY, encoded by the exons ATGGACTTCGACTCGTACCAGCACTATTTCTACGACTATGACTGCGGGGAAGATTTCTACCGCTCCACGGCGCCCAGTGAGGACATCTGGAAGAAATTCGAGCTGGTGCCGTCGCCCCCCACGTCGCCGCCTTGGGGCTCGGGTCCCGGCGCCGGGGACTCAGCCCCTGGAATCGGTCCCCCGGAGCCGTGGCCCGGAGGGGGCGCCGGGGACGAGGCGGAATCCCGGGGCCATTCGAAAGCTTGGGGCAGGAACTACGCCTCCATCATCCGCCGTGACTGCATGTGGAGCGGCTTCTCCGCCCGGGAACGGCTAGAGAGAGCGGTGAGCGACCGGCTCGCCGCCGGCGCACCCCGGGGGAACCCGCCCAAGGCGCCCGCCGCCCCAGACTGCGCTCCCAGCCTCGAGGCCGGCAACCCGGCTCCCGCTGCCCCCTGTCCGCTGGGCGAGCCCAAGACCCAGGCCTGCTCGGGGTCCGAGAGCCCAAGCGACTCGG AGGGTGAAGAAATCGATGTTGTGACAGTGGAGAAGAGACAGTCCCTGGGCGTACGGAAGCCAGTCACCATCACGGTGCGGGCAGACCCATTGGACCCCTGCATGAAACACTTCCACATCTCCATCCATCAGCAGCAGCACAACTATGCCGCCCGTTTTCCTCCAGAAAGCTGTTCCCAAGGAGGGGCTCCCGAGAGAGGTCCCCAAGAAGAGGCTCTGGAGAAAGATGccccagaagaaaaggaagaggaggtaGATGAAGAGATTGTGAGTCCCCCACCTGTAGAAAGCGAGGCTCCCCAGTCCTGCCACCCCAAACCTGTCAGTTCTGACACCGAGGACGTGACCAAGAGGAAGAATCACAACTTCCTGGAGCGCAAACGACGGAATGACCTCCGTTCTAGGTTCTTGGCCCTGAGAGACCAGGTACCCACCCTGGCCAGCTGCTCCAAGGCCCCCAAAGTGGTGATCCTGAGTAAGGCCTTGGAATACTTACAAGCCCTGGTGGGGGCCGAGAAGAGGATGGCCACGGAGAAAAGGCAGCTCCGATGTCGGCAGCAGCAACTGCAGAAGAGAATTGCGTACCTCAGTGGCTACTAA